From the genome of Longimicrobiaceae bacterium, one region includes:
- a CDS encoding glycosyltransferase N-terminal domain-containing protein produces SERIYTGALHVGRPLLPLLARGDGKLARGVRGRAGVLERMEAWAREHRDPARPLAWFHAPSVGEGLQARAVVEVFRARRPDAQVVYTFFSPSAARFAATVPADFADYLPMDFPADVDRALDLLRPSLIAFSKTDVWPNLAERAARRGVLLALLSATLPAGSSRLSGPARFFLAPAYRRLDRVAAISPADADRFAALGVPEERRSVMGDARFDQVWHGAAVADRSAPSVAPLLQPGPPVLVAGSTWPADEERLLPAVATCRDGLNPVRLVLVPHEPTEAHLRASEAALDGLGLHHVRLSAALAREVAMRDVLLVDRVGILGELYAAADVAYVGGGFGTAGIHSVLEPAAFGAPVLFGPRHANAREAAELVAAGGAFAEPDEAALAARIHLLATDRVLRGTSGASARAYVAAGLGAADRGAEIVAELLA; encoded by the coding sequence CTCCGAACGCATCTACACCGGCGCGCTGCACGTGGGGCGCCCGCTGCTCCCGCTCCTCGCACGGGGAGATGGGAAGCTCGCGCGCGGGGTGCGCGGGCGCGCGGGGGTGCTGGAGCGCATGGAGGCGTGGGCACGCGAGCACCGCGATCCCGCCCGCCCGCTCGCGTGGTTCCACGCGCCCAGCGTGGGCGAGGGGTTGCAGGCCCGCGCCGTCGTGGAGGTCTTCCGCGCCCGACGGCCGGACGCGCAGGTCGTCTACACCTTCTTCTCTCCCTCGGCGGCGAGGTTCGCGGCGACGGTCCCCGCGGACTTCGCGGACTACCTGCCGATGGATTTCCCAGCGGACGTGGACCGCGCGCTGGATCTGCTGCGGCCAAGCCTGATCGCGTTCTCGAAGACCGACGTGTGGCCGAACCTGGCCGAGCGTGCGGCGCGCCGCGGCGTCCTCCTGGCGCTGCTGAGCGCGACGCTGCCCGCGGGCTCGAGCCGGCTGAGCGGTCCCGCGCGCTTCTTCCTGGCGCCCGCATACCGGCGGCTGGACCGCGTGGCGGCTATCTCCCCGGCGGATGCGGATCGGTTCGCGGCGCTGGGCGTGCCGGAGGAGCGCAGGTCGGTGATGGGAGATGCGCGGTTCGACCAGGTCTGGCACGGTGCGGCGGTGGCGGATCGCTCCGCGCCGTCCGTCGCACCGTTGCTCCAGCCGGGGCCGCCGGTGCTCGTCGCGGGCTCCACCTGGCCGGCGGATGAGGAGCGGCTGCTCCCCGCGGTCGCGACCTGCCGGGATGGCCTCAACCCCGTTCGCCTCGTCCTCGTGCCGCACGAGCCGACGGAGGCGCATCTTCGCGCATCGGAAGCGGCGCTGGACGGGCTCGGCCTGCACCACGTGCGCCTCTCGGCCGCGCTGGCGCGCGAGGTGGCGATGCGCGACGTGCTGCTGGTGGACCGCGTGGGCATCCTGGGCGAGCTGTATGCGGCGGCGGACGTGGCGTACGTGGGCGGTGGATTCGGGACGGCGGGGATTCACTCCGTGCTGGAGCCCGCGGCGTTCGGCGCGCCCGTGCTCTTCGGCCCGCGCCACGCCAACGCCCGCGAAGCCGCCGAGCTGGTCGCGGCCGGCGGCGCCTTCGCGGAACCGGACGAGGCGGCGCTGGCCGCGCGCATCCACCTCCTCGCCACCGACCGCGTCCTCCGCGGCACGTCCGGCGCCTCCGCCCGCGCGTACGTCGCCGCCGGCCTCGGCGCCGCCGACCGCGGGGCGGAAATCGTGGCGGAGCTGCTGGCCTGA